Proteins from a genomic interval of Rubinisphaera italica:
- a CDS encoding type IV pilus modification PilV family protein, translating to MKCVIRQFEINAGCQPLDMESRSGATLVEILMSLLIMGIGLVSVASLFPIAVLRSIQATQLTNAALLNYQCEDYVRAFPGLTRNNFNGTNTIPNIEYTPASKAWRRIGVDETNTNDVFPPGGTPGNGVPDWMDFLALSTPKVVTVVDPVGVLLNSSGDATVYGKDIFNLHTVQDSLFQIDRKNGGFNFASSIQKNQALSMFSSNDSWSQAYSSIEVTKTSATVLTLADITAEDISVIQSSLSSNVTVRAVVFDVNGKQSHSSLIASTSGQTITLATAIPNNGMFNVISEVIIETFEPRYSCMITVRRQLMSLGPAGTPGEDLVDDDNFDGDNDNTTNEDDRNEIGWPGTDDRVRNIGANLVVFFRRDFSPLAEQVYEAGNLRKGLLVGQSTAQPQQVTIRWDSTNEDSKPKLKEGGFVFDVTNGYWYQIRTILIEQRASQNPRNTVNNVEAVILLDQPPQANGNFLMVPENVVEVFDYPGF from the coding sequence ATGAAGTGTGTTATTCGACAATTTGAAATCAATGCTGGTTGTCAGCCACTGGATATGGAATCCAGGAGTGGTGCGACGCTGGTGGAAATTCTGATGTCGCTCTTGATTATGGGCATCGGTCTGGTCTCGGTCGCTTCACTTTTTCCGATCGCGGTCCTGCGTTCCATTCAGGCAACTCAACTGACTAACGCGGCTCTACTGAATTATCAATGTGAAGACTACGTGCGTGCGTTTCCCGGTTTGACACGAAACAATTTTAACGGCACAAATACGATTCCCAATATTGAGTACACTCCCGCTTCCAAAGCCTGGAGGCGGATTGGAGTCGATGAAACGAATACCAACGACGTCTTTCCACCTGGGGGAACGCCGGGCAATGGTGTGCCGGACTGGATGGACTTTCTGGCGTTGAGTACTCCGAAAGTGGTGACTGTAGTTGACCCTGTCGGTGTGCTGCTGAATTCCTCAGGGGATGCGACCGTCTATGGCAAAGACATTTTCAATTTACACACTGTTCAAGACTCGCTGTTTCAGATTGATCGCAAGAACGGGGGCTTCAACTTTGCGAGTTCCATTCAGAAAAATCAGGCACTCAGTATGTTTTCGTCCAACGACAGTTGGTCGCAGGCTTACTCCTCCATTGAAGTCACTAAGACAAGTGCGACAGTCTTAACTTTGGCCGATATCACTGCGGAAGACATTTCGGTCATTCAAAGTTCACTGAGTTCAAATGTGACAGTGAGAGCGGTTGTGTTTGACGTCAATGGGAAGCAGTCACATTCCAGTCTGATTGCTTCGACTTCAGGTCAGACGATCACACTGGCCACTGCTATTCCAAATAATGGAATGTTTAATGTGATTTCAGAAGTCATCATTGAAACATTCGAGCCACGATACAGTTGCATGATTACTGTCCGTCGGCAATTGATGTCGCTCGGGCCAGCTGGAACACCCGGAGAAGACCTGGTCGATGATGATAACTTCGATGGTGATAACGACAACACGACTAACGAGGACGACAGAAACGAAATCGGCTGGCCGGGAACAGATGACCGCGTTCGGAATATTGGAGCGAATCTGGTGGTCTTTTTTCGACGTGATTTTTCACCGCTGGCCGAGCAGGTTTATGAGGCGGGGAATCTGCGGAAAGGCTTGCTTGTCGGTCAGTCGACTGCTCAACCTCAGCAGGTGACGATTCGCTGGGACAGCACGAATGAAGACTCGAAGCCGAAGTTGAAAGAGGGGGGCTTCGTGTTTGATGTGACGAATGGCTACTGGTATCAGATCCGGACCATTCTGATTGAACAGCGGGCTTCGCAGAATCCACGAAATACAGTCAACAATGTCGAAGCGGTTATTCTGCTCGATCAGCCGCCACAGGCGAACGGTAACTTTCTGATGGTCCCGGAAAACGTCGTCGAAGTCTTCGACTACCCGGGCTTCTAA
- a CDS encoding pilus assembly FimT family protein codes for MKFSNSQTMKRSGFTLIELLVAVTIFVILTALVVGSFNLNIGNERVRSAARQLQATFEGARSRAFKLQRPVGVRFIFDEAYPGEVNALLLVSSVSDAGGNLYETGRLRFVDRATDGDPTMVAAYDKAIQYVPSTTGISWTDMNSLDMLRAGMRIRIPAETGSWYTISSSNFLTDANRKIMRLNEPPLDQSNFAPVGSNYTNNGATTTYEIDLTSVMIPLQGEEAISLPNGVVIDLYSSKVPSNWRTNSWAPGVTYSVGDWISVVSQSNVQRLYRAETTGASGATPPNWDTATAVNSTIVDGGVTWRCYQTPQYDVIFTPQGNLYGPVAAEGVLHFVIAETRDTRAIFEDYPTLGDVTIGTTARDLTDRDGDGSPDHVGAYRIVSVFGASGSVNVSPIDQTDTSPADGIADDLYNFAIQGAAAK; via the coding sequence ATGAAATTCTCAAACTCTCAAACTATGAAACGCAGCGGATTCACGCTGATCGAACTGCTGGTCGCGGTCACGATCTTCGTCATCCTTACGGCTCTGGTCGTCGGCTCGTTCAATCTCAATATCGGGAATGAGCGAGTCCGTTCGGCGGCTCGTCAACTGCAGGCAACTTTTGAAGGTGCTCGTTCTCGAGCCTTCAAGTTGCAGCGACCCGTGGGGGTGCGATTTATTTTTGATGAAGCTTATCCTGGTGAAGTGAATGCGTTACTGCTGGTCTCTTCGGTTTCCGATGCCGGTGGCAATCTGTATGAAACGGGCCGCCTGCGTTTTGTCGATCGAGCCACCGATGGCGATCCGACTATGGTGGCTGCTTACGACAAAGCCATCCAATATGTCCCTTCAACAACCGGGATTTCCTGGACCGATATGAACAGTCTGGACATGTTGCGAGCGGGAATGCGTATTCGAATTCCAGCCGAAACGGGTTCCTGGTACACCATCTCTTCCAGCAATTTTCTGACGGACGCTAACCGCAAGATCATGCGGCTTAACGAACCGCCTCTGGATCAATCCAACTTTGCTCCTGTTGGGAGCAACTATACAAATAATGGTGCCACTACGACGTACGAAATTGATCTAACCAGTGTCATGATCCCGCTTCAAGGGGAAGAGGCGATTTCATTACCAAATGGTGTTGTGATTGATTTGTATAGCAGCAAGGTTCCTTCAAACTGGCGCACTAATAGCTGGGCTCCTGGGGTGACTTATAGTGTTGGTGATTGGATTTCAGTCGTTTCACAGAGCAATGTTCAGCGATTGTATCGAGCAGAGACAACTGGGGCTTCAGGAGCCACTCCACCCAATTGGGATACTGCGACTGCTGTGAACAGTACAATTGTTGATGGTGGGGTGACATGGCGATGTTATCAAACACCTCAGTATGACGTCATCTTCACTCCTCAGGGAAATCTGTATGGGCCAGTTGCAGCAGAAGGCGTGTTACACTTTGTCATTGCAGAAACTCGTGATACCCGAGCAATTTTTGAAGATTATCCAACCTTAGGCGACGTCACAATTGGCACGACAGCCAGAGACCTGACGGATCGTGATGGTGATGGCAGTCCCGATCACGTGGGAGCTTATCGAATCGTGTCGGTGTTCGGTGCGAGTGGGTCTGTGAATGTAAGTCCCATCGATCAAACTGATACTTCACCAGCAGATGGCATTGCAGATGACTTATACAATTTCGCAATCCAGGGTGCAGCGGCTAAGTGA
- a CDS encoding type II secretion system protein, translating to MFNSIRQPENHMQVELREKLSRSGFTMIELLVAIGLIVILSGILLVTLGRTLTSSKEKATRVTLQKINEILKQQQVEFNTAMQRTPSRATQDPCLGSIDVDANLAALLERKRLFRQAFPQRFADLVGPGGAFLGGGNLGTIVATEIAKITAEKQAVDPTWIFFDDPGPPFRAGQHKVETESSELLYLLISKGSAFTTASADAAEFKPTELKDTDGDGLMELVDAWGEPLQFYRWPTRLLRPNFAPGAAAFDAETPADSLRPLIPTVQSVYWTLLANGNLDRATLARDQDDPTALIYRFLQNQQSARTKILGVESNGSDFCTFHTPETYTAMMVVSSGPDLELGLYEPTDVTNFGHLAQPIDKPSVAAEGALNDNLTNLKSEE from the coding sequence ATGTTTAATTCCATTCGACAACCAGAAAACCACATGCAGGTTGAACTTCGAGAGAAGTTATCACGTTCCGGTTTTACGATGATAGAACTGCTGGTCGCGATTGGGCTGATCGTCATTCTTTCAGGCATTCTCTTAGTAACGCTGGGCAGAACTTTGACCAGTTCCAAAGAGAAAGCCACGCGGGTTACGTTGCAGAAAATCAATGAGATTCTCAAACAGCAACAGGTTGAGTTCAATACAGCAATGCAACGAACCCCTTCGCGAGCGACACAGGATCCTTGTTTAGGCTCGATTGATGTCGACGCCAATCTGGCGGCTCTACTGGAACGCAAAAGGCTCTTTCGACAGGCATTCCCACAGCGGTTTGCTGATTTAGTGGGACCAGGAGGAGCCTTTTTGGGAGGCGGGAATCTTGGGACGATTGTTGCCACAGAAATTGCCAAAATTACTGCTGAAAAGCAAGCAGTCGATCCAACATGGATATTTTTTGATGATCCTGGACCTCCTTTTAGAGCAGGTCAACATAAAGTCGAGACAGAGAGTTCCGAATTATTGTATTTGCTCATCTCAAAAGGCTCTGCCTTTACAACCGCATCCGCAGATGCCGCGGAGTTCAAACCGACGGAATTGAAAGATACGGATGGCGATGGCCTGATGGAACTGGTCGATGCCTGGGGAGAACCTCTGCAGTTCTATCGCTGGCCGACACGTTTGTTGCGTCCCAACTTTGCACCGGGGGCTGCCGCGTTTGATGCGGAAACTCCAGCTGATTCTCTGCGTCCACTGATACCAACAGTGCAGTCCGTGTATTGGACATTGCTGGCCAATGGAAATCTGGATCGTGCGACACTGGCACGCGATCAGGATGATCCCACTGCTCTTATTTATCGATTCCTGCAGAATCAACAGAGTGCACGAACGAAAATTTTGGGCGTGGAATCGAATGGATCAGACTTCTGCACGTTCCATACACCTGAAACCTATACCGCAATGATGGTCGTTTCGTCCGGGCCAGACTTGGAACTGGGATTGTATGAACCGACAGATGTGACCAATTTCGGGCATCTGGCACAACCAATAGACAAACCCTCTGTCGCAGCCGAGGGGGCTTTGAATGATAACCTGACCAACTTGAAATCCGAGGAATGA
- a CDS encoding type II secretion system protein — translation MHRSNRMQPNQNRRHSGFTLIELLVAISIVALLAGLLLSGVGSGISAVNKAKAANELRNLETALASFHSEFGMYPPSAITLHEAPAGWNGDARSKNLIQKLWPSFDFTITRNINSDNSTDVSIDLNGAECLAFFLGGIPQSGALIGFSKNPANPFSRTGNNRTGPFHEFIASRFVDKDSDDIPEYVDTFAGQTSPIVYFSSYDGRGYRSSEITPLLANGIYRQGKETDPTMGQPDDTTPWKEKTFQLISPGQDGLYGTGGYYSPDDTSGLSEEDADNLTNFTTGTLK, via the coding sequence ATGCACCGCAGCAATCGGATGCAACCGAATCAAAATCGCCGTCATAGCGGCTTCACGTTAATCGAACTGCTGGTCGCGATAAGTATTGTGGCGCTTCTGGCGGGCTTACTGCTTTCCGGCGTCGGTAGTGGAATATCGGCTGTCAATAAAGCCAAGGCCGCTAATGAATTGAGAAATCTGGAAACGGCACTGGCGTCGTTTCATTCGGAATTCGGAATGTATCCCCCGAGTGCCATTACTCTTCATGAAGCACCGGCTGGCTGGAATGGCGATGCTCGCAGTAAGAATCTGATTCAGAAATTATGGCCATCATTCGACTTCACGATCACAAGAAATATCAATTCTGACAATAGCACAGATGTATCGATCGATTTGAATGGCGCAGAATGTTTAGCGTTTTTTCTCGGAGGAATTCCACAGAGTGGGGCGCTCATCGGTTTTTCCAAAAATCCAGCCAACCCGTTTTCAAGAACTGGAAATAATCGTACTGGGCCGTTCCATGAATTTATCGCCAGTCGTTTTGTTGATAAGGATTCGGATGATATCCCAGAGTATGTCGATACCTTTGCCGGCCAGACCTCGCCCATTGTTTACTTCAGCAGTTATGATGGACGGGGCTACCGCAGTTCAGAAATCACTCCTCTTTTAGCTAATGGTATTTATCGACAGGGAAAAGAAACGGATCCTACCATGGGGCAACCCGATGATACCACACCTTGGAAAGAAAAAACCTTCCAGTTGATTTCTCCAGGTCAGGATGGCTTATACGGCACCGGTGGCTATTACAGTCCGGATGATACCTCTGGATTGTCAGAAGAAGATGCCGACAACCTGACCAACTTTACGACCGGTACTTTGAAATAA
- a CDS encoding type II secretion system F family protein, translating into MPTFVYEAMDNTGLEVKETIEAGSEQEAQQKIREKGFFVTKIQEKSTKKKKEKNKVAAKTDKQGKKKTFAMGKVKAKKLCAFTRQLSTLQDAGLPILRSLRILESQAKPGPLKNSLIGVIDDVESGNTLSEAMARQPKAFDNLYVNMVKAGEAGGALEVILQRLAEFKEKSQSLKRKVQGAMIYPVSVITVAAGIVGFIMYFIIPKFKEIFLGFGIDLPAITVLLITISDIVVTYFYLIPAIPFALILMLKIIRKNKTGAYVTDWLALKIPILGLILKKSTTARTCRTLGTLIASGVPILEALSISRDTAGNHVFRNAFDHIYAAIREGESMAVPLKETGIVDDIVVNMVDVGEETGALDNMLYKVADVYEEEVEVLVEGLINMLEPIMVVVLGLIVGFIVIALFYPLIQLMNDLS; encoded by the coding sequence ATGCCAACATTCGTCTACGAGGCGATGGACAACACCGGTTTGGAAGTCAAGGAAACGATCGAGGCGGGTTCCGAACAGGAAGCTCAGCAGAAGATTCGTGAGAAGGGATTCTTCGTCACGAAAATTCAGGAAAAGAGCACCAAGAAGAAAAAAGAAAAAAACAAAGTCGCCGCCAAAACAGACAAGCAGGGGAAGAAAAAAACCTTTGCGATGGGCAAAGTGAAGGCCAAGAAACTCTGTGCATTCACTCGCCAGCTGTCGACTTTGCAGGATGCCGGTCTGCCGATTTTGCGATCGCTCCGTATTCTGGAGTCACAGGCAAAACCTGGTCCCCTTAAGAATTCACTCATCGGCGTTATTGATGATGTTGAATCGGGTAACACGCTTTCCGAAGCAATGGCCCGTCAGCCGAAGGCGTTCGATAACCTGTACGTCAACATGGTGAAAGCCGGGGAGGCGGGCGGGGCGTTGGAGGTCATTTTACAACGTCTGGCTGAGTTCAAGGAAAAATCACAAAGCCTGAAACGTAAAGTTCAGGGAGCCATGATTTATCCGGTATCGGTTATCACCGTCGCGGCTGGTATCGTCGGTTTCATTATGTATTTCATTATTCCGAAGTTTAAGGAAATTTTCCTCGGCTTCGGTATCGATCTCCCTGCAATTACCGTCCTGCTGATCACTATCAGCGATATCGTTGTCACCTACTTCTATCTCATCCCGGCGATTCCGTTTGCCTTGATTCTGATGTTGAAGATTATCAGGAAGAATAAAACAGGGGCCTACGTGACCGACTGGCTGGCACTCAAGATTCCGATCCTGGGGCTGATTCTGAAAAAATCGACCACGGCTCGAACCTGTCGTACACTCGGTACACTGATCGCTTCCGGAGTGCCGATTCTCGAAGCCCTTTCGATCTCCCGCGATACGGCTGGAAACCATGTGTTCCGCAACGCGTTCGATCATATTTATGCAGCGATTCGTGAAGGGGAATCGATGGCGGTTCCTCTGAAGGAAACAGGCATCGTCGATGACATCGTCGTCAACATGGTCGACGTCGGTGAAGAAACCGGTGCCTTGGATAACATGCTTTATAAAGTTGCCGACGTGTACGAAGAAGAAGTGGAAGTCCTCGTCGAAGGTTTGATCAACATGCTCGAACCGATCATGGTGGTTGTCCTCGGTTTGATCGTCGGTTTCATTGTCATCGCGTTGTTTTATCCACTGATTCAGCTGATGAACGATCTGAGTTAG
- a CDS encoding GspE/PulE family protein has translation MARRKLGQVLVDLGYMSDDQLWDVLEEQNQSPGELIGQVAVRMGFVTDSQVTEALAEQHGMPVVNLAETNIPPKVLELVPETMAAVYKIVPISMKDNVLTVAMANPGNVAALDDLRNFLGVDVRGAVSSLSDVETAIAKVYAGHEDSIEDVIGQLESGHEDDGKIRGIDIGDMDQMSDAAPIRKLLNMILLLAIKDQASDIHFEPFEDEFKVRVKADGVLYEMVPPPRHLANAIVSRIKVMSELDIAERRLPQDGRIELNVGGNPVDLRVSVLPTINGESVVMRVLDRTVIQLDLNKIGMDANTLSRFRRMLKLPNGIVLVTGPTGSGKTTTLYSALNELNDIETKVITTEDPIEYEIDGLIQVPVNADIDVTFSNVLRAILRHDPDKILIGEIRDFETAEIAVQSALTGHLVFSTLHTNDAPSAVTRLRDMGIQPFLITATVEGILAQRLVRMICKECRSEFEPSDDLLMELQLPIQQARKYKFYYGKGCPRCNNGGYKGRTGIYELMTIDDDIRDMISNNSSVDDMRNLARGQGMTTLRESGLKLIFDGVSTIDEVVRETVMEDLE, from the coding sequence ATGGCACGTCGTAAACTTGGACAGGTTCTGGTCGATCTCGGTTATATGTCCGACGATCAACTCTGGGATGTTCTGGAAGAACAGAATCAAAGCCCCGGGGAATTGATTGGGCAGGTAGCCGTTCGCATGGGGTTCGTTACGGATTCCCAGGTGACCGAAGCTCTGGCCGAGCAGCACGGCATGCCGGTCGTGAATCTGGCCGAAACAAACATTCCTCCCAAGGTTCTGGAACTTGTTCCGGAAACGATGGCGGCTGTTTACAAAATCGTGCCCATCTCAATGAAAGATAATGTCCTGACTGTTGCCATGGCCAATCCCGGCAATGTTGCTGCACTGGATGACTTGAGAAACTTTCTCGGAGTTGATGTTCGCGGAGCCGTCTCTTCTTTATCTGATGTCGAGACTGCAATTGCCAAGGTTTATGCAGGGCATGAGGACAGTATTGAGGATGTCATCGGGCAGCTCGAATCCGGGCATGAAGATGATGGTAAAATACGTGGGATCGACATTGGCGATATGGATCAGATGTCCGATGCCGCTCCTATTCGTAAATTGTTGAACATGATTCTCTTGTTGGCGATTAAGGATCAGGCAAGCGATATTCACTTTGAGCCATTTGAAGATGAATTCAAAGTGCGTGTCAAAGCGGATGGGGTTCTGTATGAAATGGTGCCTCCTCCGCGTCATCTGGCCAATGCAATTGTATCACGTATCAAGGTGATGTCGGAACTCGATATTGCCGAGCGTCGGCTACCACAGGATGGTCGAATCGAATTGAATGTCGGGGGAAATCCGGTCGACTTGCGTGTTTCGGTTTTGCCGACAATTAACGGCGAATCGGTCGTCATGCGAGTGCTTGATCGTACGGTGATTCAGCTCGATTTGAACAAAATCGGAATGGATGCCAATACACTGAGCCGCTTCCGTCGCATGTTGAAATTGCCAAACGGAATTGTACTGGTGACTGGGCCGACCGGTTCGGGAAAAACAACCACATTATACTCGGCTCTTAATGAGTTGAACGATATCGAGACGAAGGTGATTACCACCGAAGACCCGATTGAGTATGAAATTGACGGCCTTATTCAGGTGCCGGTGAATGCCGACATTGATGTGACGTTTTCGAATGTGTTGCGGGCAATACTTCGGCATGATCCCGATAAAATTCTCATCGGGGAAATTCGAGACTTTGAAACGGCGGAAATTGCGGTGCAGTCGGCTTTGACGGGGCACCTTGTGTTCAGCACGCTGCACACGAACGATGCTCCTTCTGCTGTGACGCGACTTCGCGACATGGGAATTCAACCGTTCCTGATTACTGCGACCGTCGAAGGGATTCTGGCTCAACGGCTCGTCCGCATGATTTGCAAAGAATGCCGGTCTGAGTTTGAGCCCTCCGATGATCTGCTGATGGAATTGCAGTTGCCGATTCAGCAGGCACGAAAATACAAATTCTACTACGGGAAGGGTTGTCCCCGCTGTAATAACGGTGGCTACAAAGGCCGAACCGGAATTTACGAACTGATGACCATCGACGACGATATTCGTGACATGATTTCAAACAATTCGTCTGTCGATGATATGCGAAATCTTGCCCGCGGCCAGGGGATGACCACGCTGAGGGAATCGGGCCTGAAATTAATTTTCGATGGTGTTTCCACTATTGATGAAGTCGTGCGGGAAACAGTCATGGAAGATCTTGAATAA
- a CDS encoding type IV pilus twitching motility protein PilT — protein MSTIQIDKLLETVVKERVSDLHITTEQPPVVRSGGRMVRLETKTLTPDDTVSLMKSITPERNQQELQEVGGTDFGFAFGDKARFRVAVFKQRGQIGMVLRRIPNEFLTFEQLGLPPIIADLIKRPRGLFLVTGPTGSGKTTSLASMINYMNDEMDHHIITLEDPIEYYHKHKKCTINQREIGVDVPDFPEALRRALRMDPDVILVGEMRDLDTISAAITAAETGHVVFGTLHTTGAQGTVDRIIDVFPTTQQEQIRTQLSVAIIGVLSQALIPKKPKGLVAAYELLVVTPAIANLIREAKTYRINSSIQTGRKYGMQLLDDALFNLWKTGLSDENDVVMKSNNPGELKAKITMAKKGLLEDDEDDDDDDDDY, from the coding sequence ATGTCGACAATACAAATTGACAAATTGCTCGAAACCGTAGTTAAAGAACGGGTCAGCGATTTGCATATAACGACTGAGCAGCCTCCCGTTGTGCGATCGGGCGGACGAATGGTGCGGCTCGAGACGAAGACGCTTACGCCAGACGATACTGTCTCCTTAATGAAAAGTATTACGCCTGAGCGAAATCAGCAGGAGTTGCAAGAAGTTGGAGGGACGGACTTTGGTTTTGCGTTTGGAGATAAAGCTCGTTTCCGTGTCGCGGTGTTTAAGCAGCGTGGCCAGATTGGAATGGTGCTGCGGCGAATTCCGAATGAGTTTTTGACATTCGAACAGCTGGGGCTGCCTCCCATTATCGCAGATTTGATCAAGCGGCCTCGTGGATTGTTTCTGGTGACCGGGCCAACCGGTTCCGGCAAGACGACCAGTCTGGCCAGTATGATCAACTACATGAACGATGAAATGGATCATCATATTATTACGCTGGAAGATCCGATCGAGTATTACCACAAGCATAAAAAGTGCACGATCAATCAGCGGGAGATCGGTGTTGACGTTCCCGACTTCCCGGAAGCGTTACGGCGAGCTCTGCGAATGGATCCTGATGTGATTCTCGTGGGGGAAATGCGAGATCTGGATACGATTTCAGCTGCGATTACAGCTGCGGAAACGGGGCACGTTGTGTTCGGAACCCTGCATACAACGGGTGCTCAGGGAACGGTCGATCGAATTATCGACGTGTTTCCAACCACGCAGCAGGAGCAGATTCGTACACAGTTGTCTGTGGCGATTATTGGCGTGTTGAGTCAGGCGTTGATTCCCAAGAAGCCGAAGGGGTTGGTTGCTGCTTACGAGTTGCTTGTCGTTACGCCAGCTATTGCGAACCTGATTCGTGAAGCCAAGACTTATCGTATCAATTCAAGTATTCAAACGGGTCGTAAATACGGCATGCAGTTGCTGGACGATGCCTTGTTCAATCTCTGGAAAACAGGACTGAGCGACGAGAACGATGTCGTTATGAAGTCAAACAACCCTGGTGAGTTGAAGGCGAAAATCACAATGGCCAAGAAAGGCCTGCTGGAAGATGACGAAGACGATGATGATGACGATGATGATTATTAA
- a CDS encoding GspE/PulE family protein, which produces MAKWMKKMVSDGHISADQLQEALAISKSKGKKPEAILQELGYVTKDTMREYQSAALGYEMIDLTAIEPDPSVIEQVPESVARENIVFPVEMRGESLVVAMNDPMNLEVLDKLRFILNRDIQVVVASMESIQAAINTHYGQHETESVDSIIAEFTETAIDFTETELSEAEAEAEADETSPIVRLVNLIISEAINMRASDIHVEPFDDRIRIRYRIDGVLVERDSPPKRLLSALTSRIKIMGSIDISEKRRPQDGRIKTRVGGREFDLRVSILPTHYGQAVVMRILDRDNIKVGIRNLGFSELNYRNFLKIIRRPNGIFLVTGPTGSGKTTTLYSALGELNRPDRKIITAEDPVEYYLPGINQVEVKHNIGMTFARIIRAMLRQAPNVILVGEIRDTETGEMAIQASLTGHLVFSTLHTNDAPGSITRLIDMGVQPFLVASSIMAAMAQRLVRVICPKCKQAYIPEPSEVEEFGIAQDVIDSGEFFRGKGCNHCQHTGYRGRRAVFELMMMNSAIREMAFNSEPTQNIRRQARLFGMKTLVEDAVDKAIQGVTTFSEAYKLKSGGH; this is translated from the coding sequence ATGGCAAAGTGGATGAAAAAGATGGTCAGCGATGGTCACATCAGCGCCGATCAACTTCAGGAAGCACTCGCGATATCCAAAAGCAAAGGGAAAAAGCCTGAAGCGATACTCCAGGAACTCGGCTACGTGACCAAGGATACTATGCGAGAGTATCAGTCGGCTGCCCTTGGCTACGAAATGATTGACCTGACCGCGATTGAACCCGATCCCTCAGTCATCGAACAGGTGCCGGAATCGGTTGCACGCGAAAATATCGTCTTCCCAGTCGAAATGCGAGGGGAATCGCTGGTTGTCGCAATGAACGACCCGATGAATCTCGAAGTGCTCGACAAGCTACGATTTATTCTGAATCGTGATATCCAGGTTGTCGTCGCCTCAATGGAGTCGATCCAGGCTGCGATTAACACGCATTACGGACAGCACGAGACGGAATCGGTTGATTCGATTATTGCCGAATTCACGGAAACGGCCATCGATTTTACGGAAACAGAACTTTCCGAAGCCGAAGCCGAAGCCGAAGCCGATGAAACCTCACCGATTGTGCGGCTGGTGAATCTGATTATTTCCGAAGCAATTAACATGCGTGCATCGGATATCCATGTCGAACCTTTTGATGACCGCATTCGTATTCGTTATCGAATCGATGGCGTGCTGGTCGAGCGCGACAGCCCGCCTAAACGTTTGCTCTCTGCGCTGACGTCTCGTATCAAGATTATGGGTTCGATCGATATTTCTGAAAAACGCCGGCCTCAGGATGGTCGAATTAAAACTCGGGTGGGCGGACGAGAGTTCGATTTGCGAGTCAGTATTCTACCGACACACTACGGGCAGGCAGTGGTCATGCGTATCCTGGATCGAGACAACATTAAGGTTGGTATTCGTAATCTTGGATTTAGTGAACTCAATTACAGGAACTTCCTGAAAATCATTCGCCGCCCGAACGGAATTTTTCTAGTGACCGGCCCGACGGGTAGTGGTAAGACGACGACTCTGTACAGTGCATTGGGTGAACTTAATCGTCCGGATCGAAAGATTATTACCGCTGAAGATCCGGTCGAATATTACCTGCCTGGTATTAATCAGGTGGAGGTGAAGCACAATATTGGAATGACATTCGCCCGTATTATTCGCGCGATGCTTCGTCAGGCACCGAACGTCATCCTTGTGGGTGAAATTCGAGATACGGAGACTGGGGAAATGGCTATCCAGGCTTCTTTGACTGGACACTTAGTTTTCAGTACACTTCACACGAACGATGCGCCCGGTTCTATTACACGTTTGATTGACATGGGTGTTCAGCCGTTCCTGGTTGCTTCAAGTATTATGGCGGCTATGGCACAGCGCCTGGTGCGAGTTATTTGTCCGAAATGTAAACAGGCGTATATCCCTGAGCCGTCTGAGGTTGAAGAGTTTGGGATCGCGCAAGACGTTATTGATTCCGGGGAATTCTTCCGCGGCAAGGGGTGTAATCATTGTCAGCATACGGGCTATCGTGGTCGCCGGGCGGTGTTCGAATTGATGATGATGAACTCGGCAATTCGGGAAATGGCCTTCAATAGTGAGCCGACTCAGAATATCAGACGTCAGGCGCGATTGTTCGGCATGAAGACACTTGTTGAAGATGCAGTAGATAAGGCTATACAAGGAGTTACGACGTTTTCTGAGGCTTATAAGCTGAAGTCGGGTGGGCATTGA